In the Pongo abelii isolate AG06213 chromosome 18, NHGRI_mPonAbe1-v2.0_pri, whole genome shotgun sequence genome, AGCCATAGGGGATTAAATCATCCAGAGGAGAAAAAGCTTGTTAATCTAATAATAGTCTTTTATTCTATGATGGCTTATGAGAAACTGTTAGCCAAATGCCCTCcatcttcacagaaaataaatgagaagaatTGGATTTAAACCACAGCAAAAAAACACTTCAGATGGGCACAAGGAGGCACATTTTATATAACAGTCGATATTATTAAGTTAATTTGcaatattataaaaacaaagttcATGTAATTTTCTCTGAGAGAAGCTTATATGAATGGGTTTAAATCTGTCTAAGGCCAGATGGCCCCTTGTGATTCCCTAAAAGGAAGACAGTTCTTTTGTGATACTTTTGCTGAGTAGTTAaagaagatatttggtttttggTGTTCACAGAGGCCATTTCATTGTGCCTATgagaaataaaatcagtttttGGAAAGTTTTACACAAACCACTCAGTGTGGCAGAAGACAGGACATTGCTCTCATGTCCTGGACAGTGCGATGTCCCCTGGCTACTATTCTCTCCCTAATAATAGCTAGAATAATCATTATTCAGTTCTAGAATTACATAATTTCCAAAGTAATTTCACATCGAATCTCCTTTTGACTTTACATTTGCGCTGTCAGTAGTTTCTACAATTACTTGTGAGAGAGACTCTGCCACATAGCAGTTCAAAGCCCTTTCCAATCTGATTCCATTTTATTGATCTCTCTTTATCTCTCATCACTCCTAGCAATAGAGTCTCATCTCATTGTACTATTCACCATCTCTTGAATACCTCATATCCTTTAGCTCTTCTGTGTTTTTGCGAGACTGTCCTTTTATATCCCTTATCTATTTGGAGAACTCTGAGACTCAGCCTCTAGTCAGGCCTACACATGATCTCTTCTTTAGGTAAATGTTCTCCTTTCCTTTGCCCCAGTAGAATCATTGATCCCTTTTTGTGTGCCTATACTGGTTTGATATCACAGGACAGTGTactagctgcatgaccttggatAACTAGCTTAacttttcttgaatttttcttaCCTTATCTAAAATACATTTGTATCTTTCAGAGGAATTCAATGAAACCTAAATACTAAaacatattatatacaaatataatagattagtattaatattagaaatgtgAACACAGACTTCATATTATAATTATACCAGCTTCCTGTAGTTCTACTTGATTTTTGAGCACAGCCATCCTGCTTTATTCACCTTTGTAACCTAAGTACTGAGCCCAAGTCCTGATACACAATAAATCAGATTGAATCATTTGAAGTAAGCAAGGgcgatattattattatcattttgtagATTCGAAATTGAGACCCCAAATGCTAAGTAATATAATGACTTAATCATTAAGACCTAGCTACTTTTCCCCCAAGTTCACCAATAGAACTTCCAACAACCTCTGGAGCACTTGTACTCTGACTATAACTAGTATTAAAGGTAGAATTTCTCAAAGTATTATCCGAGCTACCTGTTACAGACTGACTTCtgaagatgctttttaaaaatataaaatcaaatgtcAAAAATATACTGTTGAGGGGGGAAAAAGCTAGACAcataaaaccagaaatgaaagagaagacattactaccaattttacagaaataaaaaggatgatGAGTGAGTACTATGAACAACTGTATGCCAACAGATTGCATAAGCTAGATGAAATTGTCAAATTCCTACACAACCTACCAAGGCTGAATCATGAAGGAGTAAAACATATGAATAGACCTATAGCTAGCAAAGATATTGAATAAGTAACCAAAaaccttccaacaaagaaaagcccaggaccagttGGCTTCACTGGAAAATTCCACCAAACATTGAAAGAAGACCTAACACCAGTTGTTTTCAAACTCGTCCAAATAATTAAAGAAGAGGGAATACTTTCTGATTCATTCCATGAGGCCAAAGTCAGATAAAAACACTAGGagagaagaaaactacagaccaatatgccgtatgaacatggatgcaaaaatcaacaaaatactagcaaacagaattcaacagcacattaaaaatattatataccataatcaagtgggatttattcctagAATGCAAGatggatggttcaatatatgaaaatcaattaatgtaacacAGCATATTCTcagaatgaaggggaaaaatcacatgatcacctcaacggatgcagaaaatgcatttgataaaattcaatactcTTCCCTGATAAAATCACACAACAAACTAGAAGGAAAGTGCCCCAACATAATAAACACCATATATGAAAAGTTGATAGCTAACATTGTGTTCAGTGAtgaaaagactgaaagcttttcctctaagatcaggaataaagactaggatgcccactctcatgcTTCTACCAACATGGTATTGGAAATCATCACCAgaacaattagacaagaaaaagaaataagaggcatatgaattagaaaggaagaagtaaaattatctctgttaacaaatgatatgatcttatttgtagaaaaccctaaagattccccCTCACACATACAAAACACAGAACTAATTAAGGGACTTAGCAATGTTACAGGATAtgaatcaacacacaaaaatcagttgcattttatacaccaacaatgaacaattctgaaaaggaaactaagaaaacaatttcattacaATGgcatagaaaaaattaaaatacttaggaatagacTTCAAGAAGGAAGctaaagacttgtacactgaaaactacaaagcactgctgaaagaaattgaagaagagacaaataaatggaaagatattccatgtttatatATTAGAAGACAATATTAAGAGTCAGTACTTCCCacagtgatctacagatttaaagCAATCCTTTTCAAAATCCCAGTGtttctttacaaaaatagaagaatcaatcctaaaattcatagggaATTTCAagggaccctgaatagccaaaacaatcttgaaaaagaataacGAAGTTGAAAGCCTGACATTTCCTCATTTCAAACCTTACTTCaaacctacagtaatcaaaacagtgcaGCACTGGTTTCAAGAAAGACATATAagccaatggaatagaatagagaacccagaagaaACCCTTGTGTATATGGTCATATGATTTTCAGCAAGAATGCCAaaaccattcaatggggaaaggacggtcttttcaacaaatagtgctgggaaaattatatatccacatgcaaaagaatgaagttggacccttaccttacacatatacaaaagttaactcaaaatggatcaaagatctaaacataagagctgaaactataaaactcttcagtgaaaacagaggaaaagcttcatgacactggatttctcaatgatttcttgaatattacaccaaaagcacaggcagccaaagaaaaatagataaatatgacTACATACAAATTctaaacttttgtgcatcaaaggacactaacAACAGAGTGGaaaggtaacctacagaatgaaagaaaatatttacaaattataggtctgataagggattaatatctagaatatttaaagaactccTGCAACTCAACAACAAGAAACCCAACAAATAACCAGATTTTAAAATGGCCAAAAGATTTAAATAGGCATTTTTCCAAAGATCTTCTTTGGCCAGTAAGTATTAATACattaaaagatgttcaacatcgtTAATCATTagggtaatgcaaatcaaaactacaatgttataccactttacacccattaggatggccattattagaaaacaaaacaaaacaaaagagaaaataacaagtgtttgcAAGCATATGGAGTAATTGGAACTCTTGTGtattgctggtggggatgtaagtGGTACAGTCAATAAGGAAAAGCATATGGTAGTtccttaaaaagataaaaatagaattatcatatgattcagcaattccacttcttggtgtatacccaaaagaattgaaagcaaagactcaaacaaatatttgtatacccatgttcatagcagcattattcctaaTAGCCAAAAGGGCAACCCAAGTATTCACCAATGGgataatggaaaaacaaaatgagtaTATTAATGCAATACAATATTATTCATCAttagaaaggaagggaattctgacacatgctacaacatggatgaatcttgaagaaaTTATGCTCATTGAAATAAGCAagtcacaaaagaacaaacactgtacgattccacttatataaggcATGCAGAGTAGTCAAATCATAGAGCTAGAAAATAGAGTGATGGTTaccaggggtgggggaaggggagaatggGAGTTATTCTTTAAtgggtacagtttcagttttggcagatgaaaaaagttctgaagatagctggtggtgatggtttcacaatgcaaatatacttaatgccactgaactctatacttaaaaatggttaaaatagtatattttatggctgcatagtattccatggtgtatatgtgccacattttcttaatccagtctatcattgttggacatttgggttggttccaagtctttgctattgtgaataatgcggcaataaacatacgtgtgcatgtgtctttatagcagcatgatttatagtcctttgggtatatacccagtaatgggatggctgggtcgaatggaatgatgagttcatgtcctttgtagggacatggatgaaattggaaatcatcattctcagtaaactatcacaagaacaaaaaaccaaacaccgcatattctcactcataggtgggaattgaacaatgagaacacatggacacaggaaggggaacatcacacttcggggactgttgtggggtggggggaggggggagggatagcattgggagatatacctaatgctagatgacgagttggtgggtgcagcgcaccagcatggcacatgtatacatatgtaacttacctgcacattgcgcacatgtaccataaaacctaaagtataataataataataataataataataataaaagaaaaaaaaatagtatattttatggcatgtgtattttatcacaattttaaaacatttaacatttttataatgaaaaaggaaTAAGTGAAAGAGTCTGTACTGtctgatttaatttatttaaggTGCAAAAATAAATCTATGGTGTTAGATGTCAGGACAGTGGTTATCCTTGGAAGCGGGAAGTAACTGGAAAGAAGTGTGAAGAGGCCTCTGGGATGTGTGCAGTCTGTGAAATTCTTTGAGCTATCCATTTGTGATTTATATGATACATTTTTTACATGAATGTTACACCTCAAAAAAGATTTTAGCAATGTCAATCACAGACCCCACAGCAGACCTatggaatcagaatctctgggagtggAAATTCAGgaacttgcattttaaaaatctccctTCTAAGTTTTTCTTAAGACTACTGGATTTTGAGAATCTTTGCTAAAGGAAGAGGATTAAATATTCTTCCAATGCCCAAGATTTCTTCAATTCTATTctaacaataaatatttcttagaaaagaaatttttgaTTTTCTTGCATCATTTACCTTCTTCCTATTAGGAAAATGCACATAATTTTTTAGGTGCTGAGACAGAGGActaagaaatcaatgaaataaaaatgcatactttaatattttttctttaaaactattATCCTAAGGTGTCCTACAtactataatttataaatatctgGAAcagtgaaaacaattttattgaggCCTTGTAAAATATGGCAGGTGCTAGGACCTCATGGAACTCAGGTATCTTCAGTAGGATGTGAAACATCACATCATGGGGGCGTGGTGCAGTGTAAGCAGGTAAAGAAAAGCCAGTTCTTCCACATGTAAACTACTTGAACTCCATTTCATCTTTTTTCATACCATCTCTAAGATTGCTGCCGCATTTGCTTGTTAAACTGAAAGCATGTTTCTTGCAAAGGCTCTATTGGAAGGAGCAGATCGAGGTCTTGGAGAAGCTCTTGGAGACCTCTTTGGAGGAGGTGgtcagagaagagaaggaggaggaagaaatattGGAGGGATAGTTGGAGGAATTGTGAATTTTATCAGTGAGGCTGCAGCAGCTCAGTATACTCCAGAACCGCCTCCCACTCAGCAGCATTTCACCAGTGTGGAGGCCTCAGAAAGTGAGGAAGTTAGGCGATTTCGGCAACAATTTACACAGCTGGCTGGACCAGACATGGAGGTGGGTGCCACTGATCTGATGAATATTCTTAACAAAGTCCTTTCTAAGCACAAGGATCTGAAGACTGACGGTTTTAGTCTTGACACCTGCCGGAGCATTGTGTCTGTCATGGACAGTGACACGACTGGGAAGCTGGGCTTTGAAGAATTTAAGTATCTGTGGAACAACATCAAGAAATGGCAGTGTGTTTATAAGCAGTATGACAGGGACCATTCTGGGTCTCTGGGAAGTTCTCAGCTGCGGGGAGCTCTGCAGGCCGCAGGCTTCCAGCTAAATGAACAACTTTACCAAATGATTGTCCGCCGGTATGCTAATGAAGATGGAGATATGGATTTTAACAATTTCATCAGCTGCTTGGTCCACCTGGATGCCATGTTTCGTGCCTTCAAGTCTCTGGATAGAGATAGAGATGGCCTGATTCAAGTGTCTATCAAAGAATGGCTGCAGTTGACCATGTATTCCTGAAGTGGGAACTGAGAAGTCAAGACCCTCCCTGGAGGACAAGACTGAAAACCTTGCCAAGCTGTATACAGTTGCTGATACCCTGTGCAACAGCTCTCATTTCCTGGCGAGCTTTTTCACAACCCTACATATTTCTGATCATGTGCTGCCTTTTACTGCTgaattaaaacatatttcatgAAAAATGTTCTGAGTGGTTTGTATATCAGCTTTTTGAGATTTGGATTTATATGGACTTACATATATATGGTGGGGAGGTTGTGGGGTAGAGTTCTAATGGAGTAGATTTTAAAAGGTATTGCTTATTTAGTGAATAAATTCCAAGGAGTAGGaactttattattgtttttattgttgttaagaatgaatttttttaatcctGGAATAAATCAAGAAAGCCCTCAGGAGatacattttccattttaaaaagttgaggaGAGAGgttcaaaatctgtttttcttgtaattttataCCTGGTTTTTCCATtgtgtaaaaaaatgaaaagtgcttTTTAGGAAACTTATTTAACCGTAAAGAAACAGGttcaaacaatgaaattaagCAGTTTTATATAAgcgtagcattttttttttaaaatgatggagCTACTATCTAAAATTCTAAAGTTCTTTAATTCTGTTTCTTTAGTAAAAAAAGCACATAGCAATTTTGTTTTGATACATTTGTAAAGAGAGTCAAAGACATTGAGGTATAAAACAGTATACTCATAGTTCAAAAATGTCTCTAGCTGCCTTAATGAATCAAAATGTTTGCTCTTACACGTACTTCATACAAAATCAGGCATGCCCTGTTGACGTTAGCCAGCTCTTGTCGTGTCTTGTCCTGCCTTAGAGCAAGGAAAATTCTTTTGTTCATCTTTGAAAACTACAGACAGGAAATAAgcagcaaacaaagaaaaacaaaaaaagaaaaacacatgaacAGTAAtcagttaaatggaatgtaaacCAATATAGAGAACATATATTGCTGACTATTGCAATtgttctcagccctggctgcagtttggaatcactgggAGAGCTCTTTAGGAATACTAATACTTGAGTCTCCAAATATGTTAAATAAGACTCTTTAGAGGTGGGGCCCAGAGATGAATATGTTTAAAGCTCCCCAAGTGATCCTAATGATCAGCCAAGGTTGACAGCCTTGATTGCTTTGAAGTAGGGCCACCTCACAGTATTTTTCAAGCCTGTCTCAGCCAAAACTAAGGCCACGCAGGAGAGTCAGTGTTGCCAGCATTCAGGAGAAGGAAGATAGAAATACCAAGAAAATGCCACCCAAAAGCTGGGGTAGTTGTGCCTTTCTTGCGTACAGACCTTGGTTTGGCTTTATAATTTTGATAACAGGCTAATACAGCAGagcaaacagaatccagaatCCCGGTGCCAGTAGACACGGCTAGAGAGGCTACATTTGTAAGTGCTCGGTTCCTCTGTCTGCTATTCAATTGGTCTCTACCCATTCTGCTTCTCTGATTTTTAATGCGTTGTCTCTATCCCAGGCTACTTTGTAGGGTCATCCCGAGTTTACAGATaaattcttccttcctctttggaCTCATTTAGAAGAAAGTTGTAACTATGAAAATGATGTAACTAGCCTGTTAACATCCCTCAGCTTCCTGTTAGAAATCCCCAGTGAAATGTGGAGAGGTTGGCTTTTGACCTTTGtgttcaccatcatcaccatcatataatatttatgaaacaCCACACACGTATAATTCTGAACTGAGCCAAGCACAGAGATCACATCCACTTTCCTCAAGGGACTTGTAATTTAACCTTGGTCTGGTGTGCTACTTAGACCAGGTGTGGTTACATAAGAAGGAGGCTGCTGCCAGCAACCACACATTAATAACAATCTCTCTATTTTAGAATAAGTCCAGGAATATGTTAGGCATGGTTGTAGTAAAGTAGCCAAGAAAGGGGAAAGCTGCCAGACATCTTTTAAGGTCTCAGAATATTAGGTTTATAATTTAACCTTTCCATAGGATGGTTGTGGAAAGAACAATGTAACCACATTTTTGTTCCTCACTTTACTGTAAATGTttcataaaagttaaaacaatcaTCTCACACTAGGAGTGGTATTATTGCCCTTGCTTCTCAAGTTGAGGGATTACCTACTTTTACAATTCTCTTCCAGCATGCTCATGGAAAAACATCCCGAAATTACCTaagtttctctccttttctcttctgaatTTGTATAAGTAACCTCAGACATCAGAGTGGATACTAGAAACTAAAAAATCTGGACTTTTTCCAAGTAACCAAATATTTAGCATTGTGTAGAACCAATAGCCTAGCAAGTGATTGAATTCCTTAGTTTTCATTCAATATTTGATGTTTTAAAGGCACATTTTTAATGTTAGAAGCAATATTTAACTtgacacctttttaaaaatttgcctgtTCTATATGCAAGACTATTTATAGCCTAAGATTTATATAAGATAATTCATATAACTCCATGCCACTACTTTCAAATTTCTGACATTAAGTAATTTAATCAATGTAAATTGAAAATCATACTCAGtgataaaaatgtgaaattatacatctacatttttaaatttcaaaagatcCCATGTGATTTTGAAAAGTAACTTTATCTTGATATAATCCACTAAATTTTATAacctataaaaaaggaaaaagaatcatGTGCTCTGTAACTATGAACAGCAAACTTCCAGAAACATTCAAAATTTGTATGTGATCTTAAAggtcactttaaaaatatttcaggtagtggtgcatgtgtttttaaaagttggtTCATCTAGCTACCCCAGTCAGAAATCTTATCAGTActggctaggcatggtagctcatgcctgtaatcttagcacattgggaggctgaggtggactgaTTAttttg is a window encoding:
- the CAPNS2 gene encoding calpain small subunit 2, yielding MFLAKALLEGADRGLGEALGDLFGGGGQRREGGGRNIGGIVGGIVNFISEAAAAQYTPEPPPTQQHFTSVEASESEEVRRFRQQFTQLAGPDMEVGATDLMNILNKVLSKHKDLKTDGFSLDTCRSIVSVMDSDTTGKLGFEEFKYLWNNIKKWQCVYKQYDRDHSGSLGSSQLRGALQAAGFQLNEQLYQMIVRRYANEDGDMDFNNFISCLVHLDAMFRAFKSLDRDRDGLIQVSIKEWLQLTMYS